Part of the Geoalkalibacter ferrihydriticus DSM 17813 genome is shown below.
TGCTGCGCCCGCTGTTGACTCTGGGTGCTTGGTTTGTGGGCGGGCAACTGCTCTCCCACACCCTCCTGCAAAACCAAGGGCTGGCCGGACTCATGCGGGTGCCGCTGTTTTATGTGGTGGTCGTTGTGCTCATGGGCATCGCGCTCATCGGCTGGGCCAGCTACAACCTGCTGCGTTTTCGCCACAACGAGCGGCGCAACCACCAGCCCGAACCGGTGACGCCCCGGGAACTCGCGGAATTTTTCGATGTGCCCGAGATTTGCGTACAGCGCTGGCAGGCGAGCCGACGCATTGTCATGCATCATGATGAACTGGGGAGACCCGAGGTGGGAGGCGCTGATTCGAGATAAGGCTTGAAAATCGCTAAAAGCTTTTTGACGGGATTGACAGGATGAACAGGATAAAACCCCTGGGTTTTTGGGTCTATCATCCTGTCCATCCTGTCTATCCTGTCTATCCTGTCTATCCTGTCCATCCCTGTTTTTATGTCCTGGGCATACTGCTCAGAGCGTCGGCGCGGGATTTTTTGCAACGGCTGGGTTCTTCATATTTGGAAACATCCAGCGGTCTTATCCGCTTAAAGGTCACCGAAGCCCATCATTCTTCCAGATATTTCTTCCCACCGTTCCCCTTTTTCCCCTTCAGTCCGAGAAACCAGGTTAACGCCGCAATTACAACGGCAATGCCGACCCCAAGCCCGAGCAGGTCGCGCTCACCATCCCAGGTGACGACCTGGCCGAGGAATGTAACAGCGAGGACGACGACGACGACCCCGACCAGCTTGTTCTTAAGGCCGTCGAGGTCACGGATTTCGAGCCAGGCCGGCAGAACCAGGCTGTCATCGATAAACAGCTCGTAGAGCCCGAGAGCAACAATGTAGAAAACGGTCCCAAGCAGGAAAAGGTCAACCATCTCAATAAAGGCCAGTGCGAGGGACTTGGCCCCCTTTTGGGAAACTTCCCCATACGCGATGGCCTCCTTGATGAGGACGACAACCTCAATCCCGCCGTAGACCAGAAGAGCGGTGGCCGCGAGGAAGGAGCCGAAAACGGCGATGAGGATGAGATAACGGCTACCGGCAAGGACCTTTTTGATCATGAAACCTCCAGTGTGTATAAGCGTCGGAGATTTTAATCCGGATCGGAGGGGGGATGTAAAGGTATACATTAGGAGCCAAGGGGTTTGATCCTGTCAATCCTGCCCATCCCTGTTTTTATGTCTTGGCATGATACTCAGAGCGTCGGCGCGGGAATGACATGCCAGAGCACCGCCAGGTAGTGCAGCAGGCTGCCGGAAAAGACGAACAGGTGCCAGATGGCGTGGTGGAACAGCAGGGCTTTCCAGGCGTAGAAGATCAGCCCGAAGCTGTAGGCGAGACCACCGGCGAGAAGAAGATGAAGAGCCTGCGTCGGAACCAGTGCCAACGCGGGTTTGATGGCCAGAATGATCAGCCAGCTCATGGCCAGGTAGAGCAGGGGGGCGAGAATCTTGAAGCGGTATACGAAAAAGATTTTGAACAGAATCCCGGCCAGAGTCAGACCCCAGATCGCGCCGAACAGCGTCCAGCCCCAATTGCCGCGCAGAAACACCAGGGTGAAGGGTGTATAGGTGCCGGCGATGAGCAGGTAGATGACCGAATGGTCGAGAACCTTGAACAGATGTCCCCAGCGTTGATGGTATTTAAAGATGTGGTAGAGGGTGAAGGTGGCGTAGGAAATCACCAACGACACGCCGTAGACGGCGCTGCTTACCACATGCCAGAGATCTCCATGCCGCGCCGCCGCCGTCAGCAGCAGCGCCAGCCCGGGAATGCTCAACATAAAGCCGACGCCGGGCGCAAGCGTATTGGCGATCTGGTTGATGCGATAATAACGCGGATCCATAGATAAATTTTAGCAGATAAACCCCGCCCTCATTCGCTTAGCAACTGTTCCATGATGGCAAAGGCCGCGCGGCGTCCATCGGCGGCGGCGGTCACGGCCAGATCGGCGCCGCGATGGCAGTCGCCGCCGGCAAAAACCTTGGGATGGGACGTGCGACCCGTATCACGGTCGACGAACAGGCGGCGGTGACGGGTCTGGATGCCGGCCTTGTGCAGAAAACCGAAGTCTTCCACATCGAAGCCCAGGGCCAGGATCAGAGTGTCGGCAACGATGCAGTGCTCCGAGCAGGGCACCTCCTTGACCTGGCGGCGTCCGTCCGGGCCGGGATCGGCCAGACAGGTCTGCAATACCTCGACGCCGGTGAGGCGGCCGTCATTGTCGACGATGATCTTGGTCGGCGCGCGGTGAAAGTAGAAGAGCACGCCTTCCTCGACGGCGTTGTGGTACTCTTTTTCACTGCCGGGCATGTTGGCCTCGTCGCGGCGATACACGCAGGTCACGGTCTCGGCCCCCTCGCGGATGGCGGTGCGTACGCAGTCCATGGCGGTGTCGCCGCCGCCCACCACCACCACGCGCTTGCCGCGCACGTCGAAACGCCGATGCATTTTGCGCCCCAGCAGGCGGCTCTGTACCTCCGTAAGAAATTCCATGGCCAGAAACACGCTGCCGTGGCGCTCGTGGGCCAGGCGCGGCAGGCGGCCGCCCGTGGCACCCACGCCGAGAAACACCGCGTCGAAATTCTCCGTTAGTTCGGAAAAATTCACATCGCGTCCCACCTCCTGCTCAAGATGCAGCTTGAGACCGGCCTTTTGCAGGATGTCGAAGCGCCGCCGCACAGTCTGTTTGTCCAGTTTGAAATTAGGAATGCCCAGGCTAAGCAGGCCCCCGGGTTCGGACGAACGCTCGAACATTTCGACGCCGATGCCGGCGCGCAGCAGAAAATGAGCGCAGGACATGCCCGCCGGGCCCGAACCGACCACCGCCACCTTCTGCGGGCGGGTCACGCCGGGAAAAGGCAGCTCGTAGCCTGCGGCAAAGCCCAGATCGCTGATGGAGGCTTCGATGGCGCCGATGGTGATGGCGCCGTAGCCGTCGTTGAGGGTGCAGGCGCCTTCGCACACATGCGTGTGGGGGCAGATGCGCCCCAGCACTTCGGGAAAGGGCGAGGTCTCATTGGAGAGCAGAAAAGCCTTTTTCAGGTCACGCTCGGCAATCGCCCCCAGCCATTGTGGAATGGCGTTGCCCAGGGGGCAGCCCAAGGCGGCGCAGAAGGGGTCGCCGCATTGGATGCAGCGCTCGGCCTGGGCCGCTGCCTGCGAGCGGGTGTAGAAGCGGTAGATCTCGTCGAAGCTTTGAATCCGCGCGGGGGCCTGTTCCTTGGCCTGCTCCTGGCGGTTGGTGTTGATGAAATTCTGCATAAGATTCAGTCCTTAATCCCCTTCTTTGGGATTCAACGGCGCCTTCATGTCCTTGGGCGTCACCATCCAGAAATAAGCCAGCTCCTCGCGGAAATTGTCGAGAATGCACTGCGCTTTGGGGCTGCGCGTATGGTTGTGGTAGCTGTGGATGATCTTTTTCAGATAGATCTTGCCCTCGCTGTCGTCGTCGATGTCGATGCGCCGTGCTTCGACCAGCTCGCGATTGATTTTATCGATGAAGTTTTTCTTTCGGTCGTAGA
Proteins encoded:
- the pgaD gene encoding poly-beta-1,6-N-acetyl-D-glucosamine biosynthesis protein PgaD; protein product: MKPPIIENRRGANRVQRYSQGILTGVFWVILGLLLRPLLTLGAWFVGGQLLSHTLLQNQGLAGLMRVPLFYVVVVVLMGIALIGWASYNLLRFRHNERRNHQPEPVTPRELAEFFDVPEICVQRWQASRRIVMHHDELGRPEVGGADSR
- a CDS encoding YqhA family protein, yielding MIKKVLAGSRYLILIAVFGSFLAATALLVYGGIEVVVLIKEAIAYGEVSQKGAKSLALAFIEMVDLFLLGTVFYIVALGLYELFIDDSLVLPAWLEIRDLDGLKNKLVGVVVVVLAVTFLGQVVTWDGERDLLGLGVGIAVVIAALTWFLGLKGKKGNGGKKYLEE
- a CDS encoding glutamate synthase subunit beta — translated: MQNFINTNRQEQAKEQAPARIQSFDEIYRFYTRSQAAAQAERCIQCGDPFCAALGCPLGNAIPQWLGAIAERDLKKAFLLSNETSPFPEVLGRICPHTHVCEGACTLNDGYGAITIGAIEASISDLGFAAGYELPFPGVTRPQKVAVVGSGPAGMSCAHFLLRAGIGVEMFERSSEPGGLLSLGIPNFKLDKQTVRRRFDILQKAGLKLHLEQEVGRDVNFSELTENFDAVFLGVGATGGRLPRLAHERHGSVFLAMEFLTEVQSRLLGRKMHRRFDVRGKRVVVVGGGDTAMDCVRTAIREGAETVTCVYRRDEANMPGSEKEYHNAVEEGVLFYFHRAPTKIIVDNDGRLTGVEVLQTCLADPGPDGRRQVKEVPCSEHCIVADTLILALGFDVEDFGFLHKAGIQTRHRRLFVDRDTGRTSHPKVFAGGDCHRGADLAVTAAADGRRAAFAIMEQLLSE
- the trhA gene encoding PAQR family membrane homeostasis protein TrhA, yielding MDPRYYRINQIANTLAPGVGFMLSIPGLALLLTAAARHGDLWHVVSSAVYGVSLVISYATFTLYHIFKYHQRWGHLFKVLDHSVIYLLIAGTYTPFTLVFLRGNWGWTLFGAIWGLTLAGILFKIFFVYRFKILAPLLYLAMSWLIILAIKPALALVPTQALHLLLAGGLAYSFGLIFYAWKALLFHHAIWHLFVFSGSLLHYLAVLWHVIPAPTL